The following is a genomic window from Drosophila busckii strain San Diego stock center, stock number 13000-0081.31 chromosome 2L, ASM1175060v1, whole genome shotgun sequence.
ACTCAAACACGACGCCATTAGACAACAGTCGCATGTCCGTGACGGCCAGCTCAAAGGGTAAAGGATTACGCAGACGCACACTGACCTCGCACAGATCGTTTTGCACCCACAGAAAAGCTGTACAAAgagcaaagcttaaataatagTCGTTTACGCTTAGTTTATAGCTTACCTATTTTATTGCGATCCTTCTTCTTATCGCGCCGATCCACGGAATTAAAATGGATGGGCGTAAAGAGAAATGGACCACTGTCGGCTTTGGCAATCTTGATGCGTAGTGGACGCAAGTGCGCGGGCATATCCTTTACCACCAGTTCTAGGCAGTAGGGCAAATCAGTTAGATTTGCGGGCGGTATGACAGTGCCATTGTCCAGCACTAACGGCACAGGCGATCCCTCGCATTGTGCGCTTAAATTCTGCATTTAGAGTTATTTATAAGTTTCATATATTTGTATCTTATTATTGACTATGCTCACCTGTAACTGCACCGCCATTTCGCTTTGCTCCGTTGCGGACATGTTGTTCCATTGGGTTTGCAGAAGAAACGTCATGTGGCGCGTGGCCAGAGCCGAGTGTCCCAGGCGTCTGGCCGCCGATATGAGGCTCTGCACCAAATCAATTTGCAGCGACGGCCAGCCAGCAGCGTTCTCTAGCACTTCCAGAGGATCAAGCGACAGCAGATAGCCTGTAAAGCTGCCAAGCATTAAACTATAGCTCTGCTTCCAGTCTGGCGCTTGGCTACCCTGCTGCACATGTTTTTGGGCAGCTAGGCGCTGGAAGAACGCTGCCTTGCGCTGATAGCCAATTTGCTGATACAGCTCTGTGATAATCTCAAAGCGCTTGACTCGATCCGGTTCACTCATGTTGAGATTAATGTAAAGAATATTTTGCAGAAACATGGCCACATCCAAGGGACGATTCTGCTCTATGCAAATACGTGTGGCCTTTAATGCCGCCTCCGTTTCAATTGTGGCCGCATTCCTGTACTTGCTGTAATTGATAATCGCACGGCGATAGAAGTTGGGAATCTCCTCCGGTTTGAGTATGTTGGCGGGCAGTTCGCCATTGCGCTGGTGACCACCAAAGTGTGCTACAGAAATTGTAGATGTGGAGGAAGATGATGTTGAATTTGTGGGCGTCCCGGAAGCAGAGGAATTGCTTGTCACAAGCGACGATACCGATGAGCACGAAGATGAATTTGAGGTCAATGCGTTGGCACCATTGGTGTTGCCAACCACATCGGGCGTGTTTACTTTTTTGGTGGCATCACTGGCACGCCACTTCTCCGGAGTGTTGCGCAGCGGCGAGGTACCTACAGATATAATTTAATACGATTAGTGCGCACATAGATTAAATTTCGTTTTCAACTTGCCAGTCTCTTGCAGTGACGCATTTCTGTGCAGAGTTTCAATCTCACGCAGCTGCGGATACAGCAGAACGGCCGAGCAAGCGCACAGGCCTTCCTCGCTGGCGCCCACCCACAGTGAGTCTCCCACTGAGCGCAGCGTCTCATTGGCATTGTGGTAAAGGCTAAGCGCTTCGTCCAGTAGTCCCGCTTGCAGAGATAGATCAGCCAGATTTTTCATTACGCGCCCCACGCAGCGCTTGCGATTGTTTCGCGATTCCATGTCCAAGCCCACAAAATCGCGCTTTTCGAAGGGCGCCAGCAGTAGACTGACTCTGTCAGGCTTTTCGCGCGAGCGTTCAAGTCGCCTTGACTCCAGCACCCAAAACAGCGCATGTAGGAAGTCACCCACACGCGTTTCCAGATCCGCGTAGGCATCCTGTTCGCGGTAAAAAAACGCTTGTGACTTGAAGTTGGACGGCGTTGTGAACTCATCCTGCAGGCGCGCAGTAatctgctgcttctgttgctcTGGCACTTTGATCTTTGCTTCTGTATTGGCGCCCTGCTCACTCATTGCTTGCAGCAGCGGCTGGGCATTGTCTACGCCATCTATGTGGTTAGCTATATCCAGGGAGTTGTTTTCTGCATCGGGTCCAAAAAATATGGCACGTGACTCATAAAGTGTGCTACCGTAGCGCACTTTGAGCGATTCGTGTTGGCGACACAGTTCATTGAGCTCCGTTTGGTTGTCAAACTTGCCAATTGTTATCAGGCCCAGCAGGCGGCGATGCGTCTGAAAGTCACCCCAGTCGTTGTGGTCTACTGGATGCTCATGTATGAATCGAAAATGAATGGTGCGCATAACGCCACTGGAGTCTGCATAGGCAAAAAGAGAGTACAATTAAATCATAGGTTAACTTATTTAAGCAGCACTGTTGCTTACCAGTAACTTTGATGTTGTTGACACGTCGCACCTTCTCAAATGCTCGTTGCAAGACAAGTGCTCGGGATGGTCCCACACCTCGCAAGAGCACCAGCAGGCAGCTATGATGGAGTGCATTCTGTTCATAGTCAGGCCGTGACATAGCTGACTCCGCGCTGACATGCGACAGCACTGCAGCGGCACGCATTTACAACAGTTACAATCCAATCCGACCAATTCCGTTCCAGTTCTCGGTTCTCAGACGCACCTTTGGCTTTCACATGTCCACCTACGAAGTGACCAAATTGTCGTCAAGTAGCGCTGCTAGAATTGTTTATAGATGACGTTGACATTGATGTGCTCGTGCCTCAATTGATTTCCATTGTTTCTTCGCCTTCGCCTTTAAATGTGATGTGGGCTTGCAATGCGATAACAAACGAACCTCCCCTTTTTGATGATATGATGGTGATGCTGTCACTTTAATTTGTCACCCGGTGCAGTGGCGTTGTCTTTTAGTCAATTATTACTTAAAAAGGTGTGCGAAAGAgtgctttgaaatttataaatatcaaagGAAAAATGCAAGtagtaatataataattttaacaaaGTAAAAACTAGGGCTGTTGATAATGTATCAAAATATCGAATGCTTCGATAGATTGCTTTGGTGCGAT
Proteins encoded in this region:
- the LOC108608264 gene encoding protein brunelleschi; translation: MRAAAVLSHVSAESAMSRPDYEQNALHHSCLLVLLRGVGPSRALVLQRAFEKVRRVNNIKVTDSSGVMRTIHFRFIHEHPVDHNDWGDFQTHRRLLGLITIGKFDNQTELNELCRQHESLKVRYGSTLYESRAIFFGPDAENNSLDIANHIDGVDNAQPLLQAMSEQGANTEAKIKVPEQQKQQITARLQDEFTTPSNFKSQAFFYREQDAYADLETRVGDFLHALFWVLESRRLERSREKPDRVSLLLAPFEKRDFVGLDMESRNNRKRCVGRVMKNLADLSLQAGLLDEALSLYHNANETLRSVGDSLWVGASEEGLCACSAVLLYPQLREIETLHRNASLQETGTSPLRNTPEKWRASDATKKVNTPDVVGNTNGANALTSNSSSCSSVSSLVTSNSSASGTPTNSTSSSSTSTISVAHFGGHQRNGELPANILKPEEIPNFYRRAIINYSKYRNAATIETEAALKATRICIEQNRPLDVAMFLQNILYINLNMSEPDRVKRFEIITELYQQIGYQRKAAFFQRLAAQKHVQQGSQAPDWKQSYSLMLGSFTGYLLSLDPLEVLENAAGWPSLQIDLVQSLISAARRLGHSALATRHMTFLLQTQWNNMSATEQSEMAVQLQNLSAQCEGSPVPLVLDNGTVIPPANLTDLPYCLELVVKDMPAHLRPLRIKIAKADSGPFLFTPIHFNSVDRRDKKKDRNKIAFLWVQNDLCEVSVRLRNPLPFELAVTDMRLLSNGVVFESLPQTVVLQPHVPTHVSLHGTPMECGQLDLQGYSTHTLGVKSNCRLKHMHGRRLPPNYLVNVIPALPRIAIKTSLPQTATFSSMKKADIVVTSASLTLYNGESSSCTITITNESSSLPLEYVEVNINSNVEQKQQQKIFRIDDQALQARLPVPPLGSIEFELLIYADADFVCPMPGGLLPQNSADYGASSPSHYSNISSSGHASLPLHVSSPHHRRHEQQNANSRSTISGAQQSLAALSLQPVGAGGSAGAGSQHIEAQLRLKYSGGEALTAGYCRQCAVSFNLELLPSAQITSWDVLPAEIASQFYLVLDISNLTAQEMSLNYTDNKNILIEAKESCRVPIPVDRCSLEQVCAARAAEIAENLERELCFRTQLLSFSDALSKLCSTHIAECVKINWMLTGTDIKGVASLRGIVLSHAMVDLTTVSPLQWSISFKDTLVQPHSEMICSVGQSTMLSITLTNQSLQPLKNLVLTIKFYQDYLNGMENYNLETRVAISGPCRVTIPIMEKHEQKQHNCSVIFFTPGRFKASIECATRPQQNNNSSISHSCPGGTNLGQLEVLAPQSVSMNAASAASFDEQQAHIWKFIPPIEVTVVEQ